The DNA region GGCGGCGTTCCAGGCCGCGGCCGCCGCCGCGGTCGCCGCCGGCGAGCGCCCGATCCAGCAGGCCGCGCTGATCGCCCGGGCCCGGCTGCTCGACGCCGGCGGCGACGCCGACGCCGCCGCCGCCGCCTGGGACGAGGCGATCGCCAAGGGCGAGCGCGGGCCCGAGCTGCTGGCCGCCGCCGCCGCCGCCGCCGCGCGCGCCGACCGCCACGCCGACGCGGTCGCCTACGGCCGGGCGCTGCTGGCGGCGCGCCCCGACGACGCCGCCGCCGAGCTGGCGCTGGGGCACAGCCTGCTCGCGGTCGGCGCCCTCGCCGACGGTGAGGCGGCGCTGGGCCGGGCGTGCCAGGGACCGGCGCCGATCGCCGCCGAGGCCCGCGCGCTCCTGGCCGAGCATCGCCGCGACCACGATCCGGTCGGCGCGGCGGCGCTCTACGACGAGGCGGTCGCCGCGCTGCTCCAGGTCGACCTGCGGGCCCGCGCCGCCGAGCTGGTGCTGGCGCGCGCGGCGCTGGTGCCCGCGGCCGCGCGTCAGGCCGAGCTCGAGCGCGCGGTCGAGCTGGCCGGCACCGACGCCCCGACCGTCACCCGCGCCGCGGCCCGGGCGCTCCTGGCCGAGGCGCCGACCCTGGCCGAGTCGAGCCGCTGGATCGCCGCGCTGCTGGCGACGGCGCAGTCCGCGGGCGAGCGGGCCGGCCTCCTCGGTGAGCGCGCCCGCCGCGCGCTGGCCGAGCCGGGCGCCGATCTCGCCGCGGCCGCCACCGACGCCGCGGCCGCCGCGCAGCTCGCGGCCGGGGGGCCCGCGGCCGCCGAGTACCTCGGCGTCGCGGTCGCCATCGAGCGCGCCCGCGGCGACGCCCGCGGGCTGGCCCACGCGCTCGACGCGCTGGTCGCGGCCCGCGGCGCCAGCGCGACCACCGCGCTGCTGGTCGACGCGGCCGAGGCCCACCTCGCCGCCGACGCCGGCGGCCGCGCGCTGACCCTGGCGCAGGCCGCGGCGGCCCGGGCCGCGGTGGCCGGCGACCGCGCGCTCGCCGACGGCGACGATCTGGCCGAGCGGGCCGTGCGCGCGCTGGGCGAGGCGGCGTGGCGCCAGCGCAGCTTCCCGGACGTGGCCCGGGCCTACGCCGCGCTGCTGGTCGCGCCGACGGCCGCGCTCGACGACGACGCCCGCGCCTGCGCCGAGTTCCGCCTCGCGACCGCGCTCGAGCGCGGCGGCGACGCGGCGACCGCGATCTCGCTGCTCGAGCGCGCCGCGCCGCGCCTGCCCGGCGACGCCCGCGGTCAGGCCTACCGGCTGCTCGCGGATCTGCACGAGCGCCGCGGCGAGCTGACCGCGGCCGCGGCCGCGCTCGAGGCCTACGCCGAGGCCACCGATGCCCAGGCCAGCACGTCGGCCCGCGCCGACGCGCTCTACCGCGCCGGCGAGCTGTTCCGGCGTCGGCCCGGCCACAGCGCCGACGCGGTCCGCTGCCTCGAGGCGGCCCTGCGCCTGGCCGACGACCACCTGCCCGCGCTCGACGCGCTCGAGCTGATCGAGCGCGACCTCGGCGACCTCGAGCGCGTCGCGACGATCCTCGGCCGCAAGATCGCCGCGAGCGCGCGCCAGCCCAGCCGCCAGAAGGCGCTGCTGGTACGGCTGGCCGCGATCCACGTGCAGCTCGAGCGCCCCGACGTCGCGCGGATCACGCTCGGGCGCGCGCTCGAGCTCGACGCCGCGTACCGCCCGGCGCTGCACGCGCTGGCGGAGATCGCCCGCAGCCGCGGCCAGCGCCTCGAGCTGGCCGACGCCCTGGCGACCTTGGCGACGACCGCCGGCGACGACGCCGACGCGACCCGCGATCGCACCGCCGCCGCGATCGAGCTGGGCGAGCTGGTCGCGATCGATCCGGCCGGGTTCCCGCCGGCCTGGCGCGAGCGCACGATCGCGATCGTCGAGTCGCTCGGCGCCGGCGCCAGCCACCCGGCGCTGGCCGCGGTGGCCGAGCGCCTGCGCACGCCGACCGCGACGCTCGTGACCAGCGCCGCGCCCCGCCTCGACGAGGTCGAGCGCGCCCGGGCCGCCGGCCGCCCGGATCTGGCGCGGGCGCTGCTCGCCGAGCCCGCCGCCGCCGGCGACGCCCGGGCGCTGCGCGAGCTCGCCGACGTCTGCGCCGAGCTGGCCGACTGGCCCGCGTGCGCGGCCGCGCTGGCGGCGCTGGCCGACGCCAACACCGATCCGCCGCTGCACGGCCACCGCCGGGCCGAGGTCCTGCTCGAGCTGGCCGACATCCACTACGATCGCCTCGGCGATCTCGAGGCCGCGCGCGCGACGATGCGGGCCGCCGCCGACGCCCACGGGCCGTCGGCCCGCCGCGACGCGACGCTGCGCCTGCTGGCGGCCGAGGCGTCCGCGGTCGAGGACCACGGCGACGCCGCCGCCGCGCTCGAGGCGATCGCGCTCGACCGACGCACGCCCGCCGACGTGCTCGCGCTCGCCACCGCCTGGCAGCGGCGCGGCCACGATCACCGGGCGATCGCCGTGCTCGAGGCGGTCGAGGCCTCGACCCGCCTGACCGACGAGGGCGCGATGCTCTTGTTCGCGCTGCACCAGGAGCGCCGCCGCAAGGCCGAGCTGGCGGCCGCCCTCGAGCGCGGCGCCGCGGCGGTGCCTCCGGGCGAGGCCCGGGCCCGGCTCACCGACGCCCTGGGCCTGTACCGCGACGCGCTCGGCGACGACGCCGCCAGCGCCCGGGTCGAGGCCGCGCTCGCGAAGCTGCCGGCGACGCCCGGCGCGCCGACGCCGCCGCGCCCGGGGCCGGGCGAGCCGCGCCGCCGCACCGCGCGGCCGACCGAGATGGAGCGCCTGGCCGAGGCCGCCGCCGCCTCGGGCGATCACATGGCCGCCGCGGATCTGTACGCCGACGCCATCGCCGCGCGGGTGCGCGCCGGCGGCGATCCCGCCAGCCTGTCCGACGCCATCGAGCGGGTCCGCGCCGCGGCCCGCGCCGCCGGCCACGCCGACGCGCTGGTCCGGGCGCTGTTCGCGGTGGCCGCGCGCGCGCCCAAGCCGCTGGCGATCGACCTGTACCGCGAGGCCGCGACCACCGCGCGCCTCGATCTGCACGACGAGACGATCGCGTGCGACGCGCTCATCCGCGCGCACCGGCTCGCGCCCGGCGACGGCGAGCTGGTCGCGGCCCTGGCCGACGCGCTCGAGGCCGAGGGCGACCTCACCCGCCTCGCCGACGTCTACGAGCGCGCCGCCGCCCACGCGCTCGGCGGCGACCGCGGCCGCTGGCTGCTGGCGCTGGCGCTCCTGGCCCGCGACAAGCTCGGCGACGCCCATCGCGCGCGGACCCACCTCGACGCCGCCCACGAGGCCGCGCCCGAGCTGCCGACGGTGTGGCTGCCGCTGGCCGACGCCCGGATCGCCGACGACGACCTCGCCGGCGCGCGGGAGCTGTACGAGCGCGCGGCCTCGTCGCTCGCGCTCGACGCCACCACCCGGGCCTGGGCCAGCGAGCGCCTGGCCGCGCTCGATCGCGACGCCGACGTCCAGAGCGGCGAGATCGCCGCGCCGCGCACCCGGACCGCGCCGCGCGGCTCGAGCCCAGCGCCGCGGGCGCCGGCCGCCGCCAGCGACGCCGCGCCGGCCGCCCCGGTCGCGCCCGAGTCGACCCGCCGGATCACGCTGCGCGGCCTGGCCTCGATCCGCCTCGCCGACGGCGCGCCCGTGTCCGACTACGAGCGCGAGCTGCGGCTAGGCGCCGAGCTGGCCGCCGGCGATCAGCTCGACGCCGCGATCGCGCGCTACGAGGCCGCGAGCGTGCTGGCCCCGACCGGCGACACCCGCGCGCTGCTCGCGCTCGAGCAGCTCCACGACGTGCGCGGCGACGGCGAGGCGGTGTCCGACGTGATCGGCCGCCAGATCATCGCCACGACCGAGGCCCGGCCGCGCGCGCGGCTGTGGTGGCGCCGGGCCCAGCTCTACCGCGACACGCTCCACCGCGAGGCCGACACCTACCGGTGCCTCAAGGAGGCCCACGCGTCGGACCCCGACGATCTCGACATCGCCTACGAGCTGCGGGCGGTGGCGATGGCGCGCGGCGAGTGGGCGCTGACGGCCGAGCTGCTCGATCGCGAGATCGCCAACGCGCCGACCTCGCGCGATCGCGGCGCGCTGCACCTCGAGCTGGCGCTGGTGTTCGACGAGAAGCTGCTCGATCCCGACGCCGCGCGCCGCCACTACGAGGCCGCGCTCGGCGACGACCCGACGATCCCGGCGGTGCCGCGGCCGCTGGCGCGCATCTACGAGCTGGCCGGCCGCTACCGCGACGCCGCGACCATGCTCGAGCAGGCCGCGGTGCTGGCGCCGACCGGCGAGCGCGCGGCGCTCTACGCCCGGGCCGCCGCCGACGCCGCCCGCGCCGGCGATCGCGCGCGCGCGGTCGACCTGGCCAACGCCGCCGCCGACGCCGCGCTCGCGGTCGGCAACCACGAGGCCGCCGCCCGGGCCCGGGCCGAGGCCAGCCGGCTCGGCGCCGAGCCGCCCCCCGACGAGGCCCGCGCCAAGGATCTCGACGAGCGCGAGCGCGACCTGACCCGCGCGATCGCCGAGCGCGACGGCGCCGGCATCGAGAGCGCGGCCCGGGGCGTGCTGACGGTGGCGCCGGCCCACCCGCAGGCGTTCCGGGTCCTGTACGAGCGGGCCGAGGCCCGCAGCGACTGGACCACCGCCGCCGAGCTGTGCGCCGCGCGCGCCGCGGCCGAGAGCGATCCGACCGAGCGCGCCAGCCACTGGTTCGAGCTGGGCCGGCTCCACGCCGATCGCCGCAGCGACATCCGCGCGGCCAAGGCGGCCTGGACCCGCTCGCTCGACACCGAGCCGACGTTCGCGCCCGCGCTCGACAGCCTCGCGGATCTCGCCTACCGCGAGCGCGACCTCGCCGTCGCCGATTCGCTCTACGCGCGGCTGCCGGTCAACACCTCGCGCCTGCCGCCCGACGTCGTCATGCTGCGCCGGGCCGAGATCGCCGAGGCGCTGGGCGAGGACGGCCGCGCGCTGCAGCTGGCGCAGAACGCGGCGCGGCTGGGCCCGTCGCGGCGCGACATCTACGCGACGTGCGCGCGCCTGGCCAGCCGGGTCGGCGATCTCGACGCCGCGCTGCGGGCCGCGCGCAGCGGCCTCGAGCTGATCGTCCCCGACGACATCGCCGCGCTGTCGAGCGCGCGGCTCGAGCTGGCCGAGCTGTGCAAGCGCGCCGGCGACACGATCGGCGCGGTCTACTACCACGAGCTGGTCGTCGCCGACGAGCCGCACCACGCGCGCTCGCTCGAGGCGCTGGCCGATCTCTACGTCGAGCGCGGCAACTGGGCCGGCGCGGCCCGCGCGCTCAAGGGCCTCGCCGCCACCGCGGCCTCGCCCGACCGCCGCGCCGAGATCCTCTACCGGCTGGGCGACCTGACCCTGGCCCGGCTGGGCGACGTCGCCGGCGCCGACGACGCGTTCCTGCGCGCCGCCGATCTCGACCCCAGCCACCAGCCGACGCTGCGCCGGCTGATCGACGTCTACTGGCGCGGCGGCGACGCCGCGGCGCTGCTCGAGATCGCGCAGGAGCTGGCCGCCGCCGGCGCCCTGCTCGAGCCGGCGACCGCCGCGCCCACGCTGGCCCGGGTCGCGATCGCCGCCGCCGCGGCCGGCGCGCTCAACCTCGCCGCGACCGTGGTCCAGAGCTTCGGCGCCGAGGCCCCGGCGCGGCTGGCCGGCGCGCTGGTCGAGCTGGTCGGGCGCGCCGGCGAGCTCGGCCTCGATGGTGGCGTCGCCGCGGTCGCCGAGCTCCACCGACGCGGCCACGGCCCGGCGCTGGCGACCGTCGCCGAGCCGGCCCGCGGGCTCGGCGGCGCCGGCCAGGCCGCGGCCCGGGCGCTCGACCAGGCCGCGCCGCATTGACCGCCCGCATTGACACCTCGCGGCGACGGCGACGTATAGTCGGCGTCTCCCTTCGCTGAGGTCTCGCAATGCTCGCTCGCTCGCGCTCGTTCGCTCGCTCGGTGCTCGGCGCCGCGCTCTCCGTCGCTCTCTCCACCGCGCCGGTGGCGGCCGTGGCCGTCGTCGGCGCCGGCTGCGGCGCCTCGGCCAGCTCGATCGGCGGCGGCGTCCACCGCGGTGGCGCCTCCGACCCGACCGCCTTCGCCGCGGCGATCACCGCCGGCGACGCCGCCTTCGCGCAGCGCGGGGACCGCGCCCAGCTCGAGCTCGCGATCGCCAAGTACGAGGAGGCGGTCAAGCTCAAGGACGACGACTACGAGACCTACGAGAAGCTGGCCCGCGCCAACTACCTCCTCGCCGACGGCTGGCTGTTCTTCGAGCAGGCCGAGAAGAAGGAGCTCTTCCTCAAGACCTACGAGAAGGGCTTCCAGTACGCCGAGCGCGGCCTCAAGGCCCGCTACCCCGGCATCGAGGAGCGGCTCACGGCCGGCGTCGATCTCAAGGACGCCGCGACGCTCGTCGACAAGCCCGGCATCGGGCTCCTGTACTGGTACGCGACCAACCTGGGCAAGTGGGGCAACGCCCAGGACATCACCGTGGTGCTGACCTACAAGGATCGCATCTACGCGATCATGGAGCAGGTCTACAACCTCGACACCCAGTTCTTCTACGGCGCCGCCGACCGCTACTTCGGCGCCTACTACTCGATCGCGCCCAGCTTCGCCGGCGGCGATCTCGACCGCAGCTGGAAGCACTTCGAGACCACGATGAAGATCGAGCCGCGCTACGTGGCCACCTTCAACCTGGTCGCCGAGTTCTACGCGCCCAAGAAGCAGGACGAGGCGCTGTTCGACTCGATGACCCAGAAGGTCCTCGACGCGCCCGTCGACATCATCCCCGAGCTCGCGCCCGAGACCGCGGTCGAGAAGCGCAAGGCCGAGCTCCTGCGCAAGCGCAAGGCCGACGGCGAGTTCCCGTTCTGAGCCGGACGTTGTCGGCGGTGGCGACGAAGCGACCGATGGCGAAGCGATCACCTCGTCGACGCCGCCCCGACGATCCGCGCAAGGCACGGGTTCGCCGCGCGGCTCGGTGAGCGGGCCGGCCCCGCCGTTGAATCCGAGCCACGCACCAGGCTCAGCGCGCGACCGGGCGGGCGATCGCTGGCGGCAACCACGACGGAGCGGGGGTCGCCAGGTGGACGCAGGTTCCGCGCTGAAACTCAGCGACGAGGATCGGCGCTGCGTCGGAGCCATCGTAGAGGTGGCTGAGATCGAAGACCGCGATCGCCGCTGGTAGGTTTCGGAGACTCCCGTCGTAGATCTCTCGGAGCCGCGCCGGAGGCGCGCTGTGGCCACCATCGAGCGCGCGCAACGCGACCCGTTCGATGTTGACTGCGACGTCGGAGGTCGCGATGTAGACGAGCTGTGTCAGGAAGCCGCCCGCCTTGGCCGCCACGGCCTGCCGGATCGCAGCGTCGCTCCGGAGGGTCGTCTCGACCGCGAAGCTGATCCGGCCGGCGATCTGCGCCGTGACGAAGGCCTCGCATTCCTGTTGCGCCTGCGTCCGCACATGGTCAGGGATAGCCACGTAGGAGCCGTGGAGCGCGCGACATCGGTCGTCGATATTGAAGTGGCTGTGGCCCGATGAGGCTACCGGGAACATCCGCGACTTGCCGCTCCCAGATGGCCCACCGACGACCAGCATGACCGGTTGGGGTGCCGCCACCGATCAGACATCCGTGCGTGAACCTGGCAGCATATCGTCGGGAAGATCGACCACCCGGCGTCCCTCGACATCGACCACACCCGCGTCGCGCAGGCGCGCCTGCTGATCACTGACCTGCTGAGCGCCGCGCGCGATCGATGTCGTACACCACGCGCGCAGGCCATCCGCGGCCGCCGCGAGGTCGGGCGGCTCGTTCTCCACCGCCGCGAGGTCGTAGCGGTACATGGCCCGGTCATGACGCAAGCCGACCGCCCTCGCATACTGGCTCACCAATTCTCGGCGCAGGTCGCGAGGGAGCTCGAGCCAACGTGCCGTCTCGACAAGGGTCAACGTCTCCACCGAGACCTGCAGCACCTTCCCCAACTCCTCGAGGCTCACGCCTCGCGCGATGCGCCCTGCCCTGAGCCACACCGAAAGCGCGCGCGACGCACGCGGGTTCGCGGGACGCTTGGTGGCGGCCCGGATCTTCTTCCGCTCGCCAGGCGGCTCACTCTTGGCTAACGCGGCCGCGCGCTTCACCGCTGTACCGTATCACGAACGATCACCTGCGGCCTGGACACCCATATCCACGTCGGGGCCGAGTGATTTCGGCGAGTTCACATCGCTGCGGGCGACGGGCCCGGGACGGCCTCTTGCACATGGCCGCGCCGTCCGGCGCTCGACGATGACGCCGAGCGGCAAGGGTACTTCGTCGAGGCGGGCGAAGGCAGCCTGCGCTCCTCAGTTCTCGTCGCGGCGGTCCTCCCCACCGCCGTCGCTCGGTGGCCGCTCCGGCCCGCGCAGCGGCGCGGTCGGCTCGTCCTTGACCTCGCGCGGGACGGGTTCGGCCTCGGGCACGAACAGCGCGAGCGCCGCGGTGCGCGCGCCGATCGGCGAGGGCGGGCCGCTCGCCTGCGCCAGCCGCGCGCGGACGAAGTCGGTCAGCACGATCGCGTCGGGCAAGATCGACTCGTCGATCTCCCGGAGGCTCGGCATCAGCTCGGCCAGGAACCGCGCGCCCTTCATCACCCCGGCCAGGTTGCCGAGCTGCACCGGCGCGAGCCGGGCCTCGGTCGCGCCGCCCGACACGCGCACGCCGCGCGCGCCGGCCAGGTGCCCGACCTTGACCGTCAGGTCGCACAGCACGCCGCGCCGCAGGTGCTCGGGGAACGAGTGGGTCGCCGCCGTCCACGTCAGGCGCCCCGGACGCCGGGTCGCAGCCACCCGGATCGGAGGCAGTGTGCAGATCGCGCGTCGGGAAGACGTGCATCAGCTCCGGTCGAGAAGGCGCGCGGCGAGGCGTCCGTCGCCGCGCGCTCGGCAGGCCGCGCGCCCGGGCTCCAGTGCGGAGGCTGACCTCGCGTCCACGACCGCCACCACCGGACCTCACCCCTCGCGGGTGATTCTCGGGTCGCGGCGCACCGGGTAGCGTGGCGCGATGAAGATCGTCCCACTCGCGTGTGTCGCGCTGGCGGCGTGCTCGTTCTCGGGGAAGCTGGGCGGCTCGACGCTGTCGTCGGGCTCGGGCCCGTCGTCGACGTCTTCGTCGAGCGGCGACTCGACCCGGCAGGCGCCGATGCCCGACGTGCGCGGCAAGACCCCGGCCGAGGCCGAGGCGCTGCTGCGGTCGGCCGGGTTCAACGTGGCCAGCACCACCGAGCTAGGTGAGGACCTGTGCGGCGAGGGCGAGGACCACCAGATGGCCAAGCAGGGCACGATCTGCAAGCAGCGGCCCGAGGTCGGCGCCACGACCTACGGCGGCACGGTGCGCCTGACGTACACGCTCGAGAAGGATGCGTGGGAGGGCGGCAGCAACGGCCCCGGCGAGTGGCGGCGGGTGCCCGACGTCGTCGGCAAGTCGATCGACGTCGCGCGCACGATGCTCGCCCGCGCCCAGCTGCCGATCGAGACCAGCTTCGAGGTGATCGAGGTTGTCGAGCCCGGCTGCGCCGCCAAGACGATCTGCAAGATCTCGCCCGGCCCCAAGCAGCGCAAGCAGGTGCGGATGCAAGGCCGCCTCTACGTCGGGCTGCCGCAGCCGCCGGTCGCGCCGCCGCCCGCTGCCACGCCGCCATCGGCCAACCCGATCGATCCGCCGCCGCCGCCACCGCCCGCCGCGAAGCCCGACACGTACTTCTGATCTGGAGCCCGCCATGACCCTCCCTCGCACACGCCGCGGTCGCGCGGTCCTGCTCTTCCTCGCCATCGCCGTCGCGGCGCTCGCCGCGTCGATCGCCTTCGCGGGCGACGCCGAGGATCGCGAGAGCTACATCCGCGACATCGACTCCAAGCTCGGCTCGGCCGCGGGCGAGCTGTCGGGCGTGAAGTCCGACTCCGACGACGGCGACGTCCGCGACGCCGACGGCTACGTCGATCAGGTCCGCGACCTGGTCAGCCGGCTCGACGGCGTGAAGGGCGACGACGCCAAGGCCCGCGAGATCGTCGACCGCTACCCCGGGTATGTCGAGAAGTACAAGCGCGCCAGCGCCGCGATGCACAGCCTGAAGGGCTACCAGAACGCCAACGTCACGATCATGAAGGCGTGCCAGGACAAGAACACCGAGCTGGTCGCGCAGGCCCGCGACTTCGAGAACCGCAACGACCCCGACGGCCTCGAGAAGCTGCCGCGGCTGGCGGCCGAGGCCAAGAACCTGACGGTGAGGTTCCTCGAGGAGGCCGAGAAGGCCCGCTCCCAGATGGAGGACTGGAAGCGCACGGTCCAGTACTTCGACGTGACCGACGGCACGTGGGGCGACGTGCGCAGCGTGCTGCACCGCGAGGCCGAGGAGATCTACAGCTACTTCAAGAGCGACCTCGACACGGCCAAGGAGCGGTGCCGCGACCTGGTCGCGGGCGCCGACCACCCGGTCGTGCGCGAGGTGCTCGGCAAGCTGGCCAACAGCTCGGCCGGGCGCAAGGAGGTGATGGACAACCTCACGCGGCTCCTGGGCGAGATGGCGGCCAAGCTCAAGGAGGTCCAGGGCGCCTCGGGGGTCTACGCGGTCGACAACGTCCGTGAGAAGCTCGACGCCATCGACAGCGCGCTCCAGATCCTCGACCGCACCCGCGGCGCCGACCCGAAGGCCAAGGAGCTCGCCGAGCGCTGGCCGGCGATCGCGCGCGAGGCCCGCGCGTCGCTCGCGCCGCTGCGTGAGCTCAAGACCAACCACCACGCCATGGACGAGCTGCCGGCTCGGTGCCGCGAGCTGGAGTCCAAGCTCGACAGCTTCATCGCCAGCAACGGCGACGACGCCGACGGCATCGACAAGATCCCGGCGTTCGCGACCGAGCTAGGCAACCCGGTCATCGTCGGGCTCGCCAAGGCCAAGGAGCGCCTCAACCAGATGGCGCGCGACCGCGACTCGGTCCAGCGCTTCAGCAGCTCCGAGGGGCCGTGGGCGGCGGTGTCAGCCGCGTACAAGGACGCCTCGTATCATATCTACGAGGAGTTCGAGGACACGCACGAGAGCACCCTCGAGGCCTGCCAGTACCTGGTGAAGACCGTCGACCACCCGAAGGTGAAGACGGCGCTCGACAAGCTGCGCTCGAACTCCGGCGCCGCGATCGACGTCCTCACGCGGGAGGTCAACGAGACCGTGCTGCGGGCCAAGGACACCTACCGGCTCGACTGCGAGGCGATGACCAAGATGTGGGAGGCCTACTGCGAGCTCGACTGGGAGCCGATCGAGGACACCGACACGTCGAAGGCCGACAGCACCGCCGCGTCGCTCAAGAGCTCGATGCAGGCCAAGATGGGGCCGCTGATCGCCGAGATGGCCAAGCTCGAGGTCCGAGCCAAGGCCCTGACCCGTCGCCGCGAGACCAAGGACCAGGCGACCCGCCTGCTCGTCGCCCTGGCCAAGGAGCAGGAGCGCCTCGAGCGCCTGGCGCCCAGCCAGGTCTGGCGCGGCGTCAACGACACGATGAAGTTCTACGCCACCGAGTGGGGCAAGCAGCAGCACCGCCGCATGACCGCCAGCTTCAGCTGCGACGTCGGCGACCAGCCGTTCGGCAGCGCCGGCCGGCCCGACTGCATCAAGGCCAACGGCTGCATCATCCTGGAGTTCAAGTCGAAGGATGACGATGCGCGCGCGGACGGAGAGAAGAAGCTGAGCGAATACCTGCCCCAAGTGTTGGCCTACTACCAGGCCCACCTGGACAGCGGCAACAAGACCGCTCCGGACAGCGACAAGGGCGGCAAGGCAATCATGAAGGCGTTCGAAGACTACGGTTGCATCAAGGACAAGCGCATCGACCTGCGGACGAAGGTCGAGCCGTACGACATGTGCGACCGGGTCTACAAGTGCGTCGAGAACTGAGCGAGCGGACCTGCGCGTTCCTCTGGGTTACCGCGCCGCCGCGAGAGATCGAGCCGCTGATCGCGGCGTTGCTGCAGGCGTTCCGCGACTTCGGCGAGAAGCCTCGGCGGATGTGGCCGCTCACCCGCACC from Myxococcales bacterium includes:
- a CDS encoding zeta toxin family protein: MLVVGGPSGSGKSRMFPVASSGHSHFNIDDRCRALHGSYVAIPDHVRTQAQQECEAFVTAQIAGRISFAVETTLRSDAAIRQAVAAKAGGFLTQLVYIATSDVAVNIERVALRALDGGHSAPPARLREIYDGSLRNLPAAIAVFDLSHLYDGSDAAPILVAEFQRGTCVHLATPAPSWLPPAIARPVAR
- a CDS encoding helix-turn-helix domain-containing protein translates to MKRAAALAKSEPPGERKKIRAATKRPANPRASRALSVWLRAGRIARGVSLEELGKVLQVSVETLTLVETARWLELPRDLRRELVSQYARAVGLRHDRAMYRYDLAAVENEPPDLAAAADGLRAWCTTSIARGAQQVSDQQARLRDAGVVDVEGRRVVDLPDDMLPGSRTDV
- a CDS encoding PASTA domain-containing protein — its product is MKIVPLACVALAACSFSGKLGGSTLSSGSGPSSTSSSSGDSTRQAPMPDVRGKTPAEAEALLRSAGFNVASTTELGEDLCGEGEDHQMAKQGTICKQRPEVGATTYGGTVRLTYTLEKDAWEGGSNGPGEWRRVPDVVGKSIDVARTMLARAQLPIETSFEVIEVVEPGCAAKTICKISPGPKQRKQVRMQGRLYVGLPQPPVAPPPAATPPSANPIDPPPPPPPAAKPDTYF